Proteins found in one Maridesulfovibrio sp. genomic segment:
- the trxB gene encoding thioredoxin-disulfide reductase: MKSYDAVVIGGGPAGMAAALYLARAGVNFLALEKMSHGGQMLLTDELENFPGFPDGIKGYELADRMDRHVKHYKFDHVYDEVLQLIPGEEFHEVVVASGDHVKSRVVIITSGVAFRKLKVPNEEKLLGRGVSYCALCDGNFYRDKVVAVIGGGNSALEESIYLSKLVKKLYLVHRRDEFRADVVYRDKCLANPVIEPVLNSVVSKIIGDTEVTGVEIKNVDTGDYSVLDVDGVFIFVGFNAVCSFFPDELALDQHGFIKTTCEMESSIPGIYAAGDIRSKKCRQVVTAVGDGATAATAAYAYLEHK, encoded by the coding sequence ATGAAGTCTTATGACGCCGTTGTTATCGGGGGCGGCCCTGCCGGAATGGCGGCCGCCCTTTATCTTGCGAGGGCAGGAGTAAATTTTCTCGCCCTTGAAAAGATGTCTCATGGCGGACAGATGCTCCTTACGGATGAGCTCGAAAATTTCCCCGGATTTCCTGATGGGATCAAGGGGTACGAGCTGGCTGACAGAATGGATAGGCATGTTAAGCATTACAAGTTTGACCATGTTTATGATGAAGTTTTGCAGCTTATTCCCGGTGAGGAGTTTCATGAAGTTGTGGTTGCCAGCGGTGATCATGTAAAAAGCCGGGTGGTTATTATCACCTCCGGTGTTGCTTTCCGGAAATTAAAAGTTCCCAACGAGGAAAAATTGCTCGGGCGTGGGGTTTCTTACTGCGCTTTGTGTGACGGCAACTTTTATCGTGATAAGGTTGTTGCTGTCATCGGTGGCGGCAATTCCGCTCTTGAGGAATCAATCTATCTTTCAAAACTAGTAAAGAAGCTGTATCTAGTGCATCGCAGGGATGAATTCAGGGCTGATGTGGTCTATCGGGACAAATGCCTCGCGAATCCTGTTATTGAACCGGTACTGAATTCAGTTGTTTCAAAGATTATTGGTGATACGGAAGTTACCGGTGTTGAGATTAAAAATGTTGATACTGGAGACTACTCCGTCCTTGATGTGGATGGAGTGTTTATTTTTGTTGGTTTTAACGCCGTATGCAGCTTTTTCCCTGACGAATTGGCGCTCGATCAACATGGATTTATAAAAACAACCTGCGAAATGGAATCAAGTATTCCCGGAATTTACGCCGCCGGTGACATCCGCTCTAAAAAATGTAGACAGGTTGTCACGGCAGTGGGAGATGGCGCTACTGCAGCCACTGCCGCTTATGCGTATCTGGAACACAAATAA
- a CDS encoding outer membrane protein assembly factor BamD, with protein MRNKFFSIVIASLLLISLSGCGLIDYYFLPKPEDTAQELYEAGVEAMKGKDYYDAADYFSKLKDRYPFSPYTLKAEISLGDAYFLDKKYFDASEAYKEFSALHPGNEEIPYVLYQIGLSNFNLFSSIDRPQSNINEALVYFYRVEEAYPDSEYAKAAKEYIVKCRRALADHELYIADFFWRSEKFGSAWKRYAYVVRNFKDLPKVRKYAMKQAEMSYYEYQKTLSQEEREKLQGSWKELMNWL; from the coding sequence ATGCGAAATAAATTTTTTTCTATTGTTATTGCTTCTCTTCTCCTTATCAGCCTTTCCGGCTGTGGACTCATCGACTATTACTTCCTACCCAAACCTGAAGATACCGCGCAGGAACTTTATGAAGCCGGCGTGGAAGCGATGAAAGGTAAGGACTATTATGATGCTGCCGATTATTTTTCTAAACTGAAGGATCGCTATCCTTTCAGTCCGTATACCTTGAAGGCCGAGATCAGCCTCGGTGATGCGTATTTTCTTGATAAGAAATATTTTGATGCCTCAGAAGCCTACAAGGAATTTTCCGCACTGCATCCCGGTAACGAAGAAATTCCGTATGTGCTTTATCAGATCGGCCTGAGTAATTTTAACCTTTTCAGTTCCATTGATCGGCCTCAAAGCAATATCAATGAAGCATTGGTTTATTTTTACAGGGTGGAGGAAGCGTACCCGGACAGCGAGTATGCAAAAGCCGCAAAAGAATACATCGTAAAATGTCGTCGTGCCTTGGCTGACCATGAATTGTATATCGCCGATTTCTTCTGGAGATCGGAAAAATTCGGATCAGCTTGGAAACGCTATGCATACGTTGTACGCAATTTTAAGGACCTGCCTAAAGTTCGCAAATATGCCATGAAGCAGGCCGAGATGTCTTATTATGAATACCAGAAGACTCTTTCTCAGGAAGAACGCGAAAAATTGCAGGGAAGCTGGAAAGAGTTGATGAACTGGCTTTAA
- the fusA gene encoding elongation factor G, whose amino-acid sequence MNIKPDFSVKGIGKIRNIGVIAHIDAGKTTVTERMLYFSGRIHRLGEVHEGTATMDYMPEEQERGITITSAVTTCYWGANTINIIDTPGHVDFTIEVERSLRVLDGAVGVFCAVGGVEPQSETVWRQSESYGVPKLVFINKMDRLGADFEAVLKSMSDKLGIRSLPVQIPDGAGEDFSAVYDIIRMKKLVFDQESNGEEFEELDLDQQDEEFVAPWREQMCEVLSEIDDEFMERYLEDDIEPAYIDEVIRKATLKLAVVPVFSGSALKNSGVQPLMDGVVKYLPSPLEAPKVSGINPQTGVEQVVEPEAGGPFQALAFKVVMDSGRKMVLMRIYSGKINAGDTVRNFTQGKDERIARLFKIHAGRKERLDIAGIGDIVGAAGLKETRTGDTLSTAETPLVLEQIEMYKPVISMAIEPRNVEESNKLEDVLDKYLQEDPTLTLNTDENTGQIILSGMGELHLEVVLDRMRREYKLDPRAGKPQVVYLEVPGGSAEAEEEFDKFLGEDKHYGYVRLSVEPRERGAGRDVVFEIDTGEWSSEWMDAVAEGIDDGLQSGVIKGFPVQDVKVRILELRKRDGESSVPGYHMAAGRALKSALNAASPQLMEPIMDVEISVPEEFVGDVIGLLGAKGARIENMLDRNKQKIVQALSPLRNMFGFSTHLRSATQGRAGFAMKFHSFDVLD is encoded by the coding sequence GTGAATATCAAGCCTGATTTTTCTGTGAAAGGTATTGGAAAAATACGTAATATCGGCGTCATTGCCCATATTGACGCGGGTAAGACTACGGTTACTGAACGTATGCTTTATTTTTCAGGCCGAATTCACCGTTTAGGTGAAGTTCACGAGGGAACCGCAACCATGGATTATATGCCTGAAGAGCAGGAGCGCGGAATCACGATCACTTCCGCGGTGACCACCTGTTACTGGGGTGCGAACACTATCAATATAATCGATACTCCCGGCCATGTGGATTTTACCATTGAAGTAGAACGTTCCCTGCGCGTGCTTGACGGCGCTGTTGGGGTTTTCTGTGCAGTCGGCGGTGTGGAACCGCAATCGGAAACCGTCTGGCGTCAAAGTGAGTCTTACGGCGTACCTAAGCTTGTTTTTATCAACAAGATGGATCGCTTAGGGGCAGATTTTGAGGCTGTACTCAAATCCATGTCTGATAAACTTGGAATCAGGAGCCTGCCCGTGCAGATTCCGGACGGCGCTGGCGAAGATTTCAGCGCTGTTTACGATATCATTCGCATGAAAAAACTGGTTTTTGATCAGGAGAGCAACGGTGAAGAGTTTGAGGAACTTGATCTGGATCAGCAGGATGAAGAATTTGTAGCGCCGTGGCGTGAGCAGATGTGCGAAGTGCTTTCGGAAATTGATGATGAATTTATGGAACGTTATCTTGAGGATGACATTGAGCCCGCGTACATTGATGAAGTCATCCGTAAGGCTACTCTTAAACTGGCTGTGGTTCCGGTCTTTTCCGGTTCGGCATTGAAAAATTCGGGTGTACAGCCGTTGATGGATGGAGTCGTTAAATATCTTCCCAGTCCGCTTGAAGCGCCTAAAGTCAGCGGTATAAATCCACAAACAGGGGTTGAACAGGTAGTGGAGCCGGAAGCCGGCGGTCCGTTTCAGGCTCTTGCGTTCAAGGTTGTTATGGACTCGGGACGCAAGATGGTCCTTATGCGAATTTATTCCGGTAAAATCAACGCCGGAGATACCGTCCGAAATTTTACACAGGGTAAAGATGAACGCATTGCGCGTCTTTTTAAGATACATGCCGGACGCAAGGAACGGCTCGATATTGCCGGTATCGGCGATATCGTAGGGGCTGCCGGACTGAAAGAAACCCGTACCGGAGACACCCTTTCCACGGCGGAAACTCCGCTGGTGCTTGAACAGATTGAGATGTACAAACCTGTTATTTCCATGGCGATTGAGCCGCGCAATGTAGAAGAATCCAACAAGCTTGAAGATGTGTTGGATAAGTACCTTCAGGAAGATCCCACCCTCACTTTGAATACAGATGAGAATACCGGACAGATCATTCTTTCCGGTATGGGGGAACTGCATCTTGAAGTTGTTCTGGACCGCATGCGCCGTGAATACAAGCTTGATCCGCGGGCTGGTAAACCGCAGGTTGTTTATCTGGAGGTTCCCGGCGGCAGCGCAGAAGCGGAAGAAGAATTTGACAAGTTTCTCGGTGAGGACAAGCACTACGGATATGTGCGTCTTTCAGTTGAGCCGCGGGAGCGGGGAGCAGGCCGGGATGTTGTTTTTGAAATCGATACCGGTGAATGGTCCTCTGAGTGGATGGATGCCGTAGCCGAGGGAATTGATGACGGTTTACAAAGCGGCGTAATCAAAGGATTTCCCGTTCAGGACGTAAAAGTGCGCATCCTTGAGCTGCGTAAACGGGATGGGGAATCATCAGTTCCCGGATATCATATGGCTGCCGGCAGGGCGTTGAAATCCGCCTTGAATGCTGCTTCTCCGCAGCTTATGGAACCTATTATGGATGTTGAAATTTCTGTTCCCGAAGAATTTGTAGGCGATGTGATCGGACTTCTCGGGGCTAAGGGCGCTCGCATAGAAAATATGCTTGATCGCAATAAGCAGAAGATTGTGCAGGCTTTGTCGCCGTTGCGGAATATGTTCGGTTTTTCCACCCATCTCAGATCGGCAACACAGGGAAGAGCCGGTTTTGCTATGAAATTTCACAGCTTTGATGTGTTGGATTAA
- a CDS encoding DUF2062 domain-containing protein: MQINYSRKEKFKRLFKLYYLKVMRINASPHNIALGVACGVFGGCFPVIPGLPLQTVIAVVLAFITRSSKIAAAIATWISNPFNWLLFYYIQFKIGTFFLPIDLAFDPAKWQVSDFMDIGWQGLSILIFGGAVLGIPLAVISYFIALYFVRRYRKRKTMRMLSKRKKL, encoded by the coding sequence ATGCAGATTAATTATAGCAGAAAAGAGAAGTTCAAACGGCTTTTCAAATTATATTACCTTAAGGTTATGCGGATTAATGCTTCGCCTCATAATATTGCCTTGGGGGTTGCATGCGGGGTTTTCGGTGGCTGCTTTCCCGTTATTCCCGGGTTGCCGCTGCAGACTGTTATCGCGGTGGTTTTGGCCTTTATAACCCGCAGCAGCAAGATCGCGGCAGCTATTGCTACCTGGATTTCCAATCCTTTCAACTGGCTGCTCTTCTACTACATTCAGTTTAAGATAGGCACATTTTTTCTGCCCATAGATTTAGCTTTTGACCCGGCCAAGTGGCAGGTTTCTGATTTTATGGATATCGGCTGGCAGGGGTTGAGTATTCTTATCTTCGGTGGAGCGGTGCTCGGCATTCCTCTGGCAGTAATTTCATATTTTATCGCCTTGTATTTTGTGCGTCGTTACCGCAAACGCAAAACCATGCGTATGCTCTCCAAGCGTAAGAAATTATAA
- a CDS encoding chemotaxis protein CheA translates to MSDDMTTQVFKEEAYELLGELETSLLELEDIPDDMDTINRVFRALHTIKGSGSMFGFEAIAEFTHEVETVFDKVRNGELAISKPLLTLSLSARDHIYSMLESPTGEGDFALGNGILDGLKDISSDSLEEGKPDDGKPEEAESSDAKPQEPETKVSAAEESGYKPPKTLFQVIIKVAAGGDVDDDSLEPLLKELEKLGEIRFKVVHTEAEPYWDIIFESNAESTSIEEIFFFTDVPVTVSIREIARENAADFLDFYDDSDEDDQPAPTKKLGEILVERGDVPAETIDAALSTQKPLGELLTERGVVSRDKVDSALAEQSAATQFNNSSKKARKKVDTASSIRVSAEKLDYLVDLVGELVIVQAQISQVVGSKGDPSLTALSEELERLSDELRDSTLGIRMLPIGTTFSKFRRLVRDLSEELGKEIDLHTNGAETELDKTVIERLGDPLVHLLRNSIDHGIEDPDTRGARGKSRRGTITLSAEHSGGDVMILIEDDGKGMSTEAIKAKAVEKGLISSDQDLSDKDIFNLIFEPGFSTAQSVTNVSGRGVGMDVVKRAIDSLRGSIDINSVEGKGTIITIRLPLTLAIIDGLQVRVNNDFFVIPLSLVEECVELTQKDVEEANGQQFVNLRGEIVPYIRIREWFEVEGESPPIEQIVITGLDGSRVGVVVDTVIGEHQTVIKSLGRVYRDVDGISGATIKGDGTLALILDIPKLFRTVLTELKAAG, encoded by the coding sequence ATGTCAGATGATATGACAACTCAAGTTTTTAAAGAAGAAGCGTATGAACTACTGGGCGAGCTTGAAACCTCTTTGCTTGAGCTTGAGGATATTCCTGATGATATGGATACGATCAACCGTGTTTTCAGAGCCTTGCATACTATTAAAGGTTCCGGGTCCATGTTTGGCTTTGAAGCCATTGCTGAATTTACCCATGAGGTTGAAACAGTATTCGATAAGGTCAGGAACGGAGAATTGGCCATATCAAAACCACTGCTGACTTTATCACTTTCAGCTCGCGATCATATTTATTCTATGCTCGAGTCGCCCACCGGAGAAGGCGATTTTGCTCTTGGGAACGGTATATTGGACGGGCTGAAGGATATATCCTCCGATTCATTGGAAGAAGGGAAACCGGACGATGGGAAACCGGAAGAGGCTGAGTCGTCCGATGCAAAGCCGCAGGAACCGGAAACGAAAGTTTCTGCCGCTGAGGAGTCTGGTTATAAGCCTCCGAAAACTCTTTTTCAGGTTATAATAAAGGTCGCAGCCGGCGGCGATGTCGATGATGACAGTCTTGAGCCTCTGTTGAAGGAATTGGAAAAACTGGGTGAAATTCGTTTTAAAGTTGTTCATACTGAAGCTGAACCTTATTGGGATATTATTTTTGAAAGCAACGCCGAATCAACATCCATTGAGGAAATCTTCTTTTTTACCGATGTTCCGGTAACAGTCAGTATCAGAGAAATCGCCCGGGAAAATGCTGCCGATTTTCTGGATTTTTATGATGATAGCGATGAGGATGATCAACCTGCTCCGACAAAGAAACTTGGTGAGATACTCGTGGAAAGAGGGGATGTTCCGGCGGAAACTATTGATGCCGCGCTTTCCACCCAGAAGCCACTTGGTGAACTGCTTACCGAAAGAGGCGTTGTCAGCAGAGATAAAGTGGACAGTGCCCTTGCCGAGCAGAGCGCAGCCACTCAATTTAATAATTCTTCCAAAAAAGCACGTAAAAAGGTCGATACCGCCTCATCCATAAGGGTCTCCGCCGAAAAACTTGATTATCTTGTCGATCTTGTCGGTGAACTTGTTATCGTTCAGGCCCAGATAAGCCAGGTGGTAGGCTCGAAAGGTGATCCTTCTCTGACCGCACTTTCCGAGGAACTTGAGCGCCTTTCAGATGAACTTCGCGACAGCACACTTGGAATCCGTATGCTGCCCATAGGTACCACATTCAGTAAATTCAGACGGTTGGTCCGTGATCTTTCCGAAGAATTGGGTAAAGAGATAGACCTGCATACCAATGGCGCCGAGACTGAACTGGACAAGACCGTCATCGAAAGACTTGGTGATCCTCTGGTTCATCTGCTGCGTAATTCTATTGATCATGGAATTGAAGATCCTGATACTCGCGGTGCACGGGGTAAATCCCGCCGCGGAACCATTACTCTTTCTGCGGAACATTCCGGCGGCGATGTCATGATTCTTATAGAAGATGATGGCAAGGGAATGTCAACTGAAGCCATCAAAGCCAAGGCCGTAGAAAAGGGGCTGATTTCATCTGATCAGGATCTTTCTGATAAGGATATTTTCAACCTTATTTTTGAACCCGGTTTTTCCACGGCCCAGAGTGTTACGAATGTTTCCGGGCGCGGAGTCGGAATGGATGTCGTTAAACGGGCTATTGATTCCCTGCGCGGCAGCATCGATATTAACAGTGTGGAAGGCAAAGGGACAATTATCACTATCAGGTTGCCTTTGACCCTGGCTATTATCGATGGACTGCAGGTGCGGGTGAATAATGATTTTTTTGTTATCCCGCTCTCACTTGTTGAAGAGTGCGTGGAACTTACCCAAAAAGATGTGGAGGAAGCCAATGGTCAGCAGTTTGTGAATCTGCGCGGAGAGATAGTTCCTTATATCAGAATCCGTGAGTGGTTTGAAGTGGAAGGAGAATCTCCGCCCATAGAACAGATAGTTATTACCGGGCTTGACGGCAGCAGGGTAGGGGTTGTGGTTGATACTGTCATCGGTGAACATCAGACGGTAATCAAAAGTCTTGGTCGTGTTTACAGAGATGTGGACGGAATATCCGGGGCAACCATCAAAGGTGACGGAACCCTTGCTCTGATTTTGGATATACCTAAGCTCTTCCGTACAGTTCTTACGGAATTAAAGGCGGCAGGTTGA
- a CDS encoding CheR family methyltransferase: MALKKDKNESEQRFPCLNPKMSDSDFGKFSKLIKEEFGIKMPPTKKTMLEARLQKRLRALGFDNHAQYCDFLFSPGGFERELTQLIDVVTTNTTDFFREPKHFELLLSTVLPDLCQRSRRPVKIWSAGCSSGEEPYTLCMVMNEFAENNRDFNYSLLATDISTDILRRAMNAVYPMSKVEVVPMALKKKYLLKSKNKAKPLVRVKPELRKKVDFRRLNFMESFPFKDHKDIIFCRNVVIYFDRATQYTLFKKFCATLSKGGYLFIGHSESISGMELPVRQIAPTVYQKV, encoded by the coding sequence ATGGCTTTGAAAAAAGATAAAAATGAATCCGAGCAGAGGTTTCCATGCTTGAATCCCAAAATGTCGGATTCTGATTTTGGAAAATTCAGCAAATTGATCAAAGAAGAATTCGGGATCAAGATGCCGCCTACCAAAAAGACCATGCTGGAAGCTCGTCTTCAAAAAAGGCTGCGTGCTCTAGGGTTTGATAACCATGCGCAATATTGCGATTTTTTATTCAGCCCCGGTGGGTTTGAAAGGGAACTGACCCAGCTTATTGATGTGGTCACGACCAATACCACTGATTTTTTTCGGGAGCCTAAGCATTTTGAGCTGTTGCTTAGCACTGTTCTGCCCGATTTATGCCAGCGTAGCAGAAGGCCGGTCAAAATATGGTCTGCCGGTTGTTCCAGCGGTGAGGAGCCTTACACCCTGTGTATGGTTATGAATGAGTTTGCTGAAAATAATCGGGATTTTAACTATTCTTTATTGGCAACGGATATTTCTACTGACATTCTGCGTAGAGCCATGAACGCTGTTTACCCCATGAGCAAGGTGGAAGTGGTCCCTATGGCGCTGAAGAAGAAATACCTGCTCAAAAGCAAAAATAAGGCTAAGCCGTTAGTCCGGGTTAAGCCTGAGTTGCGCAAAAAAGTTGATTTTCGAAGATTGAATTTTATGGAATCTTTTCCGTTCAAGGATCATAAAGATATAATCTTTTGTCGTAATGTGGTCATCTATTTTGATAGAGCGACCCAGTATACTCTTTTTAAAAAGTTCTGTGCCACGCTTTCCAAAGGTGGTTATCTGTTTATCGGTCATTCAGAGAGTATTTCCGGAATGGAGCTCCCCGTCCGGCAGATTGCTCCTACTGTTTATCAAAAGGTCTAG
- a CDS encoding chemotaxis response regulator protein-glutamate methylesterase has translation MKKIKVLIVDDSALVRQALQQLFSTDGSIEVIGSAGDPFAAAEIMKRVVPDVITLDIEMPRMDGLTFLRKLMSQHPLPVVICSTLTEQGSDAYMRALEYGAVEVITKPKVGTKTFFEESSIRVCDVVKAAAMIKPRKLSARPMAVQPKLSADAVLPKSKPRSVPLQTTEKVVLVGASTGGTEAIQSFLQSMPLDSPGIAIVQHMPEKFTAAFAMRLNSICRINVKEACDGDSILRGQALIAPGNKHMLLKRSGARYYVEIKDGPLVSRHRPSVDVLFRSGASSAGNNAVAVIMTGMGDDGAKGMKELHDTGTYCIAQDEASCVVFGMPQEAIKLGGVDKIMPLKNIPGAVVNSCK, from the coding sequence ATGAAAAAAATAAAGGTTTTGATTGTTGATGACTCCGCTTTGGTTCGTCAGGCTTTGCAGCAGCTGTTTTCCACCGACGGTTCTATCGAAGTAATCGGCAGTGCCGGGGATCCGTTTGCCGCTGCTGAAATTATGAAGCGGGTTGTTCCTGATGTGATTACCCTCGATATTGAAATGCCCAGAATGGACGGGCTTACTTTCTTACGCAAGCTGATGAGTCAGCATCCATTGCCTGTGGTAATTTGCTCCACACTTACAGAGCAGGGGTCCGATGCGTATATGAGAGCTCTTGAATATGGCGCTGTTGAGGTGATTACAAAACCTAAAGTCGGGACTAAGACCTTTTTCGAAGAATCAAGTATCAGGGTTTGTGATGTGGTCAAAGCGGCTGCAATGATCAAACCGCGCAAACTTTCCGCGCGGCCTATGGCTGTTCAGCCCAAGCTTTCCGCAGATGCGGTCCTGCCAAAATCAAAACCGCGAAGCGTTCCTTTACAGACTACGGAAAAAGTAGTGCTTGTAGGAGCTTCTACCGGTGGGACGGAGGCTATTCAGAGTTTTTTACAAAGTATGCCTTTAGATAGTCCCGGTATAGCCATAGTTCAGCATATGCCTGAAAAATTTACTGCCGCATTTGCTATGAGATTAAATTCCATATGCCGCATTAATGTAAAGGAGGCATGTGACGGGGACAGTATATTAAGGGGTCAGGCTTTAATCGCCCCGGGTAATAAGCATATGCTGCTCAAACGTTCCGGTGCCCGTTACTATGTCGAGATTAAGGATGGCCCACTGGTCAGCCGCCACAGGCCTTCGGTAGATGTTCTTTTCCGTTCCGGGGCATCCAGTGCCGGGAATAATGCGGTTGCGGTAATAATGACCGGAATGGGTGATGACGGTGCCAAGGGCATGAAGGAATTGCACGATACCGGTACGTATTGCATCGCGCAGGATGAAGCTTCCTGCGTTGTTTTCGGAATGCCGCAGGAAGCCATCAAGCTTGGTGGGGTTGATAAAATTATGCCGCTTAAGAATATCCCCGGAGCGGTAGTTAATTCATGTAAATAA
- a CDS encoding DUF190 domain-containing protein, giving the protein MTLTEKAVRLKIFTGEENRLKHRPLYEVIVEEARKQGLAGASVYRGVMGYGANSQVRTTSILRLSEDLPLIIEIIDKAEKIESFKAFLNESMTEGLVTSEEVNIEIHKHNEGAKQ; this is encoded by the coding sequence ATGACATTAACCGAAAAGGCTGTAAGACTCAAAATTTTCACAGGTGAAGAAAACAGGCTCAAACACCGCCCCCTGTACGAAGTAATCGTAGAAGAGGCGCGAAAGCAAGGTCTTGCCGGGGCTTCGGTCTACCGGGGAGTCATGGGTTACGGGGCCAACAGTCAAGTTCGCACAACCTCAATCCTAAGACTTTCCGAAGACTTACCTCTGATCATCGAAATTATCGACAAAGCTGAAAAAATTGAGAGCTTCAAAGCATTCCTAAATGAAAGCATGACTGAAGGACTGGTCACTTCAGAAGAGGTGAACATTGAAATTCATAAACACAACGAAGGTGCTAAGCAGTAG
- the crcB gene encoding fluoride efflux transporter CrcB, translated as MHKFLFIAAGGAAGSLSRYLVSGMVQRMIDSSFPAGTFAVNMLGCLFFGIVTGLFEERLGFPPEMRLFILTGFMGAFTTFSTYMFESTTLVKSGQWVMAALNVGGQSLLGFLCIVGGLALGRLIVS; from the coding sequence ATGCATAAATTTTTATTCATCGCGGCAGGCGGGGCAGCCGGAAGCCTCTCCCGCTATCTGGTTTCAGGAATGGTCCAGCGCATGATCGATTCCTCTTTCCCGGCAGGAACATTTGCTGTAAACATGCTTGGTTGTCTTTTCTTCGGCATTGTAACCGGTTTATTTGAAGAACGCCTCGGCTTTCCACCTGAGATGCGACTGTTCATCCTGACCGGCTTCATGGGAGCATTTACCACTTTCTCAACATATATGTTTGAATCCACAACCCTGGTAAAATCAGGCCAATGGGTCATGGCTGCCCTAAATGTCGGTGGACAAAGCTTATTGGGATTTTTGTGCATAGTCGGCGGCCTGGCACTTGGCAGACTCATAGTTTCCTGA
- a CDS encoding class IV adenylate cyclase, whose protein sequence is MALETELKYLNADHDEVRNFMQRHSGKFLTRHYERNIVLDDPGRTLYKRSALLRVRQAEKITMTVKRIPAGPATGKAKVYVEHETEVSNFDETVAALQVLGYAPVFSYEKIREEWLFEGCHICLDILPFGPFIEIEGSEDEILACAGLLKLKPENASKKTYHELNKDYRKTNGLDPDENFIFKPEEVKTLL, encoded by the coding sequence ATGGCTCTTGAAACCGAATTGAAATATCTGAACGCGGACCATGATGAAGTCCGAAATTTTATGCAGAGGCATAGCGGTAAATTTTTAACCCGACACTATGAACGTAATATTGTTCTAGATGATCCGGGTCGGACCCTTTATAAAAGATCGGCACTTCTGCGGGTACGGCAGGCGGAAAAAATAACCATGACCGTTAAACGTATTCCGGCCGGCCCGGCTACCGGCAAGGCCAAGGTGTACGTTGAGCATGAAACCGAGGTCTCGAATTTTGACGAAACGGTGGCCGCCCTGCAGGTGCTGGGCTACGCGCCGGTTTTTAGTTACGAAAAAATCCGGGAAGAGTGGCTTTTTGAAGGCTGCCATATATGTCTGGATATTCTTCCCTTTGGCCCGTTTATTGAAATTGAAGGATCAGAAGACGAAATTTTGGCTTGCGCCGGTCTGTTGAAGCTCAAGCCGGAAAACGCATCTAAAAAGACTTACCATGAGCTGAATAAGGATTATAGAAAGACGAATGGACTTGATCCGGATGAGAATTTTATCTTTAAACCGGAAGAAGTAAAAACACTGCTTTAA
- the clpS gene encoding ATP-dependent Clp protease adapter ClpS, whose protein sequence is MPEYKENFESDVLLEDDLKEPRKFRVLLHNDDYTSMEFVVAVLMQVFRKTEEESTKIMLQVHNDGVGVCGVYTAEVAETRVEMVKQLAQQAGYPLKCTIEEV, encoded by the coding sequence ATGCCTGAATATAAAGAAAATTTTGAGTCAGATGTACTGCTTGAGGATGATCTCAAGGAACCGCGGAAGTTCCGGGTGCTGCTGCACAATGACGATTATACTTCCATGGAATTCGTTGTGGCCGTGCTCATGCAGGTTTTCAGGAAAACAGAAGAGGAATCCACGAAAATAATGCTTCAGGTCCACAATGACGGGGTCGGGGTTTGTGGAGTTTACACGGCCGAAGTTGCTGAAACACGCGTTGAAATGGTCAAGCAGCTTGCACAGCAGGCAGGCTACCCGCTGAAATGCACAATCGAAGAGGTCTAG